A genomic segment from Chitinophaga flava encodes:
- a CDS encoding DNA cytosine methyltransferase produces the protein MNYIDLFAGAGGLSEGFLRQGYNPIAHVEMDEGACYSLKTRVAYYHLKKRGKFDIYVKYLKGEITRKELYEKVPEHLLNSVINLPIGAEYNAKIYKEIDRELGDRSVDLIIGGPPCQAYSLVGRARSANNMKGDKRNYLYVYYAKFLERYKPKMFVFENVYGLESAGGGIYLQNMEKLFLKTGYKMQIFHLEANNFGVLQNRKRIIIIGWQEDLELVLPKLELVHIPLSCFVKDIFRDLPKISAGEGLDKFQKYRGKPNSYLETNKIRNGIDVLTQHVARPHTEQDKEIYRIAVTKWNENQERLDYNDLPDHLKTHNNRHSFFDRFKVVAGDLASSHTVVAHIAKDGHYYIHPDIEQNRSISVREAARLQSFPDDYYFEGVKPGGSRTAAFKQIGNAVPPLMAAELAKRLKRFFLAKNQTK, from the coding sequence ATGAATTATATTGACTTATTTGCAGGTGCCGGCGGTCTCTCTGAAGGTTTTTTGAGACAGGGATATAACCCTATAGCACATGTCGAGATGGATGAAGGAGCCTGCTATTCTTTAAAAACACGTGTAGCTTATTATCACCTGAAGAAAAGAGGCAAATTTGATATCTATGTAAAATATTTAAAAGGAGAGATTACAAGAAAGGAATTATATGAGAAAGTTCCGGAGCACTTATTGAATAGTGTAATCAATCTCCCCATTGGTGCAGAGTACAACGCAAAAATATATAAAGAAATAGACAGAGAACTGGGAGACAGGAGTGTTGATCTAATTATCGGAGGTCCCCCTTGTCAGGCTTATTCTCTTGTTGGAAGAGCCAGGTCTGCCAATAATATGAAAGGGGATAAAAGAAATTATCTGTATGTCTATTATGCAAAATTCCTTGAAAGATATAAACCCAAAATGTTTGTTTTTGAAAATGTTTATGGGTTGGAGTCTGCAGGTGGAGGTATATATCTGCAGAATATGGAGAAGTTGTTTTTGAAGACGGGGTACAAAATGCAAATATTTCATCTGGAGGCGAATAATTTTGGAGTACTTCAGAACAGAAAAAGGATAATCATAATCGGGTGGCAGGAAGATCTCGAGCTGGTATTGCCTAAACTTGAATTGGTGCATATTCCCCTGAGTTGCTTTGTGAAGGACATATTCAGGGATTTACCCAAAATCAGTGCCGGGGAAGGGCTTGATAAATTCCAGAAATATAGGGGAAAACCTAATTCCTACCTTGAAACAAATAAGATCAGAAATGGGATTGATGTACTGACTCAGCATGTTGCGAGACCTCATACAGAGCAGGATAAGGAAATATACCGCATTGCGGTAACAAAATGGAACGAAAATCAGGAACGGCTAGACTATAATGACCTGCCGGATCATCTGAAAACACATAACAACCGGCATTCTTTTTTTGACAGATTTAAAGTTGTTGCGGGAGATTTGGCATCGTCACATACGGTGGTTGCTCATATTGCGAAAGATGGCCATTACTATATTCACCCTGATATTGAACAGAACCGCTCTATCTCCGTCAGAGAAGCTGCCAGATTGCAGTCTTTTCCGGATGATTATTACTTTGAAGGGGTTAAACCAGGAGGAAGCCGGACAGCAGCATTTAAACAAATAGGAAATGCTGTACCCCCTCTTATGGCAGCTGAATTAGCGAAACGTCTGAAGAGATTTTTCCTGGCAAAGAACCAGACTAAATAA
- a CDS encoding carbohydrate-binding family 9-like protein, whose amino-acid sequence MTSSNHYPRKVLTRAIIIFISLITSITVTVMGQTFSESFKPFTGTPRHYICYQTNDSISIDGKLSETAWQQVPWTEDFTDIEGNAKPKPPLRTQVKMMWDQHYLYIAAVMQEPHIWATLKEHDAIIFHDNDFEVFIDPDGDTHQYFELEINAYNTVMDLFMNKPYRNGGNALLNWDTKGVKTAVHINGTLNQPNDEDKEWTVEMAIPFNALRFFNDVRRPADSTIWRINFSRVEWDTKVEDNQYVKLKKPENNWVWSPQEIINMHAPERWGYLQFSTQPTGGKTVNFQMPATEPAKRYLWNIYHQQLQYWLSHRKFASSLQELKVPAKQTTADGAVYSLQMEGISSQFNASIQGNTFNGIIRINQEGRITTERK is encoded by the coding sequence ATGACAAGTTCAAACCATTACCCTCGTAAGGTATTAACCCGTGCCATTATCATCTTCATCAGTCTCATCACATCTATCACAGTTACAGTGATGGGACAGACTTTTTCAGAATCCTTCAAACCATTTACCGGAACACCGCGCCATTACATCTGTTATCAAACCAATGACAGTATTTCCATTGACGGAAAACTGTCTGAAACAGCCTGGCAGCAAGTGCCCTGGACTGAAGACTTCACCGATATTGAAGGTAATGCCAAACCTAAACCACCGCTGCGTACCCAGGTAAAAATGATGTGGGACCAGCACTACCTCTACATTGCAGCCGTCATGCAGGAGCCCCATATCTGGGCTACGCTGAAAGAACATGATGCCATCATCTTTCATGATAATGATTTTGAAGTATTTATCGATCCTGATGGTGATACGCACCAGTATTTTGAACTGGAAATCAATGCATACAACACCGTGATGGACCTGTTTATGAACAAACCTTACCGCAATGGTGGTAACGCTTTGCTCAACTGGGATACTAAAGGCGTAAAGACCGCCGTTCATATAAACGGTACACTCAACCAGCCCAACGACGAAGACAAGGAATGGACTGTGGAAATGGCCATCCCTTTCAATGCCCTGCGCTTTTTCAACGATGTACGCCGGCCTGCTGACAGCACCATCTGGCGCATTAACTTCTCCAGGGTAGAATGGGATACCAAAGTAGAAGACAATCAGTACGTCAAACTAAAAAAACCGGAAAACAACTGGGTATGGTCGCCACAGGAAATCATCAACATGCATGCTCCTGAGAGATGGGGATACCTGCAGTTCAGTACACAACCCACCGGAGGAAAAACGGTCAACTTCCAGATGCCAGCCACTGAACCCGCCAAACGTTACCTGTGGAACATCTACCATCAACAACTGCAGTACTGGCTAAGCCATCGTAAATTCGCCAGCAGCCTGCAAGAGCTGAAAGTGCCCGCCAAACAAACCACTGCCGACGGAGCCGTATATTCCCTGCAAATGGAAGGCATCAGCTCCCAGTTCAATGCCAGCATTCAAGGCAATACCTTCAATGGCATTATTCGTATCAACCAGGAAGGTCGTATCACCACCGAAAGAAAATAA
- a CDS encoding aspartyl protease family protein has translation MKKPIMCTGLLACFTVFAFAQKSTQLVNTMEKAIQERNPATIKPYLSEDFRVGIYGSSQAYGMLGQVLSSYDTLEKLVYLKEDNKNISLKYYYKKKSFESTIQLDSSGKIARIPFFDQLFGVNLSNPSRLAAVVPFEFDKGKIVVKLTLNDSKRVLRFLFDTGADGMGIKKEVADEIGIQASRQQQTSVVGASTQVGIATGLTMHFDTLAIRQQNSAIFPRFDGDLDGLFGGNFLRNYITEIDFDKSEIRLYTLGKFTYPTGGALVPLDFSAGVPGIQGTVKLNSGKTLNGNFHFDTGAGYPLILFGPSVHRNKLEEGFHTLYQSTNYSMGHTSNVSNGIFESLQIGSKQLNHFIGTLQSYREGDERWSPSGDGSFGITLIQKFNCIINLADRQFYLTPNKNYAVPSDFWLHNTLWGFSNGELRVKQIMPETSAASSGIAVNDLILSINGVKSADLLDVENIRKYTLDWKNAPIQIEIKKPNLNKPWKTEIE, from the coding sequence GTGAAAAAACCAATCATGTGTACAGGCCTGCTGGCCTGTTTCACTGTGTTCGCTTTTGCTCAAAAGTCGACACAACTTGTCAACACCATGGAAAAAGCCATCCAGGAAAGGAATCCGGCCACTATTAAACCTTACCTCTCAGAAGATTTCCGTGTAGGCATATACGGTAGCAGTCAGGCTTATGGTATGCTAGGGCAGGTACTGTCTTCCTACGATACACTGGAAAAACTCGTCTACCTGAAAGAAGACAACAAAAACATCTCCCTGAAATATTACTATAAAAAGAAGTCTTTTGAATCCACCATCCAGCTGGACAGCAGCGGTAAGATTGCCAGGATTCCCTTCTTTGACCAGCTATTTGGTGTCAATCTCTCCAATCCCTCCCGGCTGGCGGCGGTAGTACCGTTTGAATTTGACAAAGGTAAAATAGTAGTAAAGCTTACCCTTAACGACAGCAAACGGGTACTACGCTTCCTCTTCGACACCGGCGCCGATGGTATGGGTATTAAAAAAGAAGTCGCTGATGAAATAGGCATCCAGGCCAGCCGGCAGCAACAGACCAGCGTAGTAGGCGCCTCCACACAGGTAGGCATCGCTACCGGCCTCACTATGCATTTTGATACGCTCGCTATCCGGCAGCAGAACAGCGCCATCTTTCCCCGTTTTGATGGCGACCTCGACGGTCTGTTTGGCGGTAACTTCCTCCGTAACTATATCACTGAAATAGATTTCGATAAATCTGAAATCCGGCTCTACACGTTGGGGAAATTTACCTATCCTACCGGTGGTGCCCTGGTACCACTGGACTTCAGCGCCGGTGTGCCTGGTATACAAGGAACCGTAAAACTCAACAGCGGCAAAACGTTGAACGGCAACTTCCACTTTGATACCGGTGCCGGCTATCCGCTGATTCTCTTCGGGCCATCTGTACACCGTAACAAACTGGAGGAAGGTTTCCACACACTCTATCAAAGTACCAACTACAGCATGGGTCATACATCCAATGTCAGCAACGGTATTTTCGAATCGCTTCAGATCGGTAGTAAACAGCTGAATCATTTTATCGGCACCCTGCAATCCTACAGAGAAGGAGATGAGCGCTGGTCACCCAGCGGCGACGGCAGCTTCGGTATAACACTGATTCAGAAATTCAATTGTATCATCAATCTGGCCGACCGGCAGTTTTATCTTACTCCCAATAAAAACTACGCAGTGCCGTCTGATTTCTGGCTGCATAATACCCTCTGGGGCTTCAGCAACGGTGAATTGCGTGTGAAACAGATCATGCCCGAAACGTCTGCCGCCAGCAGTGGCATTGCTGTTAATGATCTGATACTGAGCATCAATGGTGTCAAATCCGCCGATCTATTGGATGTAGAGAACATTAGGAAATATACTCTCGACTGGAAAAATGCGCCGATACAGATAGAGATAAAAAAACCGAATCTTAATAAACCCTGGAAAACAGAGATAGAATAG
- a CDS encoding family 10 glycosylhydrolase, producing MNKRHFIKALGIGGLALAKPSLPASAATAEKPQSMEKIGVQHRVWINPDPKEKAADLQKRYATYRKAGITDLFFEADSEVHFKAAKANGIKAHRWMWTMNRGEKELLASHPEWYAINRKGESCANHPPYVDYYRWLCPSKPEVVNYLKSQVQQFLSKDYVDGIHLDYVRFCDVILPVNLWSNYGIDQSRELPEYDFCYCNDCRSAYKSAYGKDPLELEHPDQSPSWRKFRYDRITNVVKNLAQVAKEHKKPISAAVFPTPEIAKRIVRQDWTNWPLNAVMPMIYHGFYRENITWIGDAVAEGVKTLHGAFPLYAGLFLPDFHNNYNDLREAVKLAIDNGAAGVSIFGAVTPEVLQVLGESV from the coding sequence ATGAATAAACGTCATTTCATCAAAGCATTAGGCATCGGAGGACTTGCCCTTGCCAAACCATCGCTTCCTGCCAGCGCCGCTACTGCCGAAAAGCCGCAGTCAATGGAAAAAATCGGTGTACAACACCGCGTATGGATCAATCCTGATCCAAAAGAAAAAGCAGCCGATCTGCAAAAACGTTATGCTACTTACCGCAAAGCCGGTATCACTGATCTTTTCTTTGAAGCAGACAGCGAAGTGCATTTCAAAGCCGCCAAAGCCAACGGTATCAAAGCACACCGCTGGATGTGGACCATGAACCGCGGAGAAAAAGAACTGCTGGCCAGCCACCCGGAATGGTATGCCATCAACCGTAAAGGCGAATCCTGCGCCAACCACCCGCCTTATGTAGACTACTATCGCTGGTTATGTCCGAGTAAACCGGAAGTGGTGAACTACCTCAAATCACAGGTACAACAGTTCCTTTCCAAAGATTATGTAGATGGCATTCATCTGGATTATGTCCGTTTCTGTGATGTGATCCTGCCGGTAAACTTGTGGAGCAACTATGGCATTGATCAGTCCAGAGAGCTGCCGGAATACGATTTCTGTTACTGCAACGATTGCCGCAGTGCTTATAAATCCGCTTACGGTAAAGATCCGCTGGAATTGGAACATCCGGACCAAAGTCCTTCCTGGCGCAAGTTCCGCTACGACCGCATTACCAATGTTGTAAAAAATCTGGCGCAGGTAGCAAAGGAGCATAAAAAACCTATTTCAGCAGCAGTATTTCCAACACCAGAAATTGCCAAACGTATTGTAAGGCAAGACTGGACCAACTGGCCGCTGAATGCCGTTATGCCGATGATCTATCATGGATTCTACCGGGAAAATATTACCTGGATAGGAGATGCTGTAGCGGAAGGGGTTAAAACACTGCATGGTGCATTTCCACTGTATGCGGGGCTTTTCCTGCCTGACTTCCATAACAATTACAATGATCTGCGGGAAGCCGTGAAACTGGCTATTGATAATGGAGCTGCCGGGGTTTCGATCTTCGGTGCTGTGACTCCGGAAGTATTGCAGGTATTGGGAGAGAGTGTGTAA
- a CDS encoding GH92 family glycosyl hydrolase — MNMGFRIGGALTLSAMMLNSIEADAQKKPAKGFSESRSVAAVDPYIGSGGHGHVFVGASVPYGAVQVGPTNIVKGWDWCSGYHYSDSVVIGFSQMHLSGTGIGDLGDVLIMPYTGKVRTNRGTQDNPTSGYGSHYSHAREKARPGYYAVKLDDYNIDVELTATERVALHKYTFPKNEPSNIIIDLKEGIGWDGPVETYIHQVDDYTLEGYRFSKGWSEDQRVWFTIKSSVPVKQFMVFDGETKNEGKSLKGKNVKGVISFAKSPGQVMLKVGISPVGSANALANINAEMPGWDFTKVVNNANAKWDKELSKVDIHTKDEATRRVFYTALYHTMIDPALFNDHNGSFRGTDKKVYPNPGFDNYSVFSLWDIYRSAAPLATILHPEKVNSFVNSMLTIHKHQGKLPVWPLMGSETNCMVGYHAVPVIADAYLKGFSGFNAEEALEAMKATSMRDDLGVKYVKERGYIPADKEYESVSKALEYAIDDWCIAAMAKKMGKKEDYEYYKKRASYYKNYFDSTMKFVRPRLSDGSFKTPYDPFNSIHEKGDFTEGNGWQYTWLVPHDVEGLIGLMGGDEAFTHKLDSLFTAKGDMGVQASDDISGLIGMYAHGNEPSHHVTYMYAFAGNQWKTAEKVRQVMKDFYFDQPEGLAGNEDCGAMSSWYVFSSLGFYPVNPANGVYVMGSPLFDKATLKLQGGKSFTVQTINNSSENIYIQSITLNGKPYTKSFITHQDLVKGGTMVVTMGNKPNYNFGKNVADRPANVL; from the coding sequence ATGAACATGGGATTTAGGATCGGTGGCGCGCTGACCCTGTCGGCTATGATGCTCAACAGCATTGAAGCCGATGCACAGAAAAAGCCCGCCAAAGGCTTCAGCGAAAGCAGATCGGTAGCAGCAGTAGACCCGTACATCGGCTCTGGTGGCCATGGACACGTATTCGTAGGTGCCAGCGTACCCTACGGTGCAGTGCAGGTAGGACCTACCAACATCGTTAAAGGTTGGGACTGGTGCTCCGGATACCACTACTCCGACAGCGTTGTAATCGGCTTCTCCCAGATGCACCTCAGCGGCACCGGTATCGGTGACCTGGGCGATGTGCTGATCATGCCTTATACCGGTAAAGTCCGCACCAACCGTGGTACACAGGACAACCCGACTTCCGGCTACGGCTCCCACTATTCTCATGCCCGCGAAAAAGCCCGTCCCGGTTATTACGCGGTAAAACTGGATGACTACAACATCGACGTAGAACTGACCGCTACTGAAAGAGTAGCCCTGCATAAATACACCTTTCCTAAAAACGAACCTTCCAACATCATCATCGATCTGAAAGAAGGTATCGGCTGGGACGGCCCGGTAGAAACATACATCCACCAGGTGGATGACTACACGCTGGAAGGTTACCGCTTCTCCAAAGGCTGGTCGGAAGACCAACGGGTATGGTTTACCATCAAGTCTTCTGTACCGGTAAAACAGTTTATGGTCTTCGATGGCGAGACTAAAAATGAAGGCAAATCCCTGAAAGGTAAAAACGTAAAAGGTGTTATTTCCTTTGCTAAATCTCCCGGACAGGTAATGTTAAAAGTAGGTATCTCTCCGGTGGGCAGTGCTAACGCACTTGCTAACATCAACGCGGAAATGCCGGGCTGGGATTTTACCAAAGTTGTCAACAACGCCAACGCCAAATGGGACAAAGAACTGTCTAAAGTAGATATCCACACTAAAGACGAAGCTACCCGCCGCGTGTTCTACACCGCCCTCTATCACACCATGATAGACCCTGCGCTGTTCAACGACCACAACGGCAGCTTCCGTGGCACTGATAAAAAGGTATATCCTAACCCGGGCTTCGATAATTACTCCGTTTTCTCCCTCTGGGACATCTACCGCTCTGCGGCTCCCCTGGCCACTATCCTGCATCCTGAAAAAGTGAACAGCTTCGTGAACTCTATGCTCACTATTCACAAACATCAGGGTAAACTGCCGGTATGGCCACTCATGGGCAGTGAAACCAACTGTATGGTGGGATACCACGCAGTACCGGTGATTGCTGATGCTTACCTGAAAGGATTCTCCGGTTTCAACGCTGAAGAGGCTCTGGAAGCCATGAAAGCTACTTCCATGCGCGACGACCTGGGCGTTAAATATGTGAAGGAAAGAGGATATATCCCCGCTGATAAGGAATATGAATCTGTATCCAAAGCGCTGGAATATGCCATCGACGATTGGTGCATTGCCGCCATGGCCAAAAAGATGGGTAAAAAGGAAGATTACGAATACTATAAAAAACGTGCTTCCTACTACAAAAACTATTTCGATAGCACCATGAAATTTGTACGTCCTCGCCTGAGTGATGGCAGTTTCAAAACACCATATGATCCGTTCAACTCCATCCACGAAAAAGGTGACTTCACCGAAGGTAACGGCTGGCAATATACCTGGCTGGTACCTCACGACGTAGAAGGACTGATCGGCCTGATGGGCGGCGATGAAGCTTTTACACATAAACTCGACAGCCTTTTCACTGCAAAAGGTGATATGGGTGTACAGGCTTCCGATGATATCTCCGGCCTTATCGGTATGTACGCGCATGGCAACGAACCTAGCCACCACGTTACCTATATGTATGCTTTCGCGGGCAACCAGTGGAAGACTGCAGAAAAGGTAAGACAGGTGATGAAGGATTTTTATTTCGATCAGCCTGAAGGCCTCGCCGGTAATGAAGACTGTGGCGCGATGTCATCCTGGTACGTGTTTTCTTCCCTGGGCTTCTACCCTGTTAACCCGGCCAACGGTGTTTACGTAATGGGCAGCCCTCTGTTTGATAAAGCCACACTGAAACTGCAGGGAGGTAAATCATTTACCGTTCAAACAATCAATAACAGCAGCGAAAATATCTACATTCAAAGTATTACACTTAACGGAAAACCCTATACGAAAAGTTTTATCACTCACCAGGACCTGGTGAAAGGTGGTACAATGGTCGTAACGATGGGCAACAAACCGAATTACAACTTTGGTAAGAATGTAGCAGACAGACCTGCAAATGTTTTATAA
- a CDS encoding glycosyltransferase family 87 protein, translating into MKYIAAREKRNLLTYLGEKEWLIMFLWFGLAFVGAITEISRGNINNFLIFKNVFFHLIHQQPLYIEYPQEYYDVNLYGPVFSVVIAPFAGLETRLGALLWALTGAGVLYYAIRQLPLNRIQQNIILLLCTQELMGASGWFQMNQFVGAFIILTFTSIVKGKDMWAAFFIVLGTLTKIYGIVGLAFFFFSSNPKRLIGGLFLWGGIMLALPMLISSPQYVINCYYEWYAALAHKNTLNEAVTTVFQDISAGGFIKRVFHIPWLSNTYVLIPAIIIFLAQYIMLRYRYNSRYRLYILCSVLMFPVLFSTSSESPTYIIAIPAICIWYVMQPSTRANNIFLFFAILLVSFSHSDVVTPWVRKNLAVPYALKALPCLVLWLMIAYEIFTRKFLVKPPKPEVAAPVLEPAA; encoded by the coding sequence ATGAAGTACATAGCTGCGCGGGAGAAAAGGAACCTGCTGACGTATTTAGGAGAAAAGGAATGGTTGATCATGTTCCTGTGGTTTGGGTTGGCATTTGTTGGAGCCATCACGGAAATCTCAAGAGGGAATATCAATAACTTCCTCATTTTCAAGAATGTATTTTTCCATCTGATACATCAGCAACCGTTATATATCGAATATCCGCAGGAATACTACGATGTAAACCTGTACGGTCCGGTATTCAGTGTTGTCATAGCTCCTTTTGCAGGGCTGGAGACAAGACTGGGCGCTTTACTGTGGGCACTCACCGGTGCCGGCGTGTTGTATTATGCTATCCGGCAGTTACCGCTTAACCGTATTCAGCAAAATATTATACTCCTGCTCTGTACCCAGGAACTGATGGGCGCCAGCGGATGGTTTCAGATGAACCAGTTTGTAGGAGCATTCATCATCCTTACCTTCACTTCCATTGTCAAAGGAAAGGATATGTGGGCCGCGTTTTTTATCGTACTCGGCACGCTCACAAAGATCTACGGGATTGTTGGACTGGCCTTCTTCTTTTTTAGTAGTAACCCCAAACGCTTGATAGGCGGGCTTTTCCTGTGGGGTGGTATTATGCTTGCATTACCGATGCTGATTTCCAGCCCTCAGTATGTGATTAACTGTTATTATGAATGGTATGCTGCCCTGGCACATAAGAATACCCTGAACGAAGCCGTGACAACCGTTTTCCAGGATATTTCTGCCGGAGGTTTTATCAAAAGGGTATTTCATATTCCCTGGTTGAGCAATACCTATGTGCTGATACCGGCGATAATCATCTTCCTGGCTCAGTATATCATGCTGCGTTACCGTTATAACTCCCGTTACCGTTTATACATTTTGTGCTCTGTGCTGATGTTCCCGGTACTGTTTAGTACCAGCTCAGAATCACCTACCTACATTATCGCCATCCCGGCTATTTGTATCTGGTACGTGATGCAGCCGTCTACCCGGGCCAATAATATATTCCTGTTTTTTGCCATATTGCTGGTAAGCTTCTCCCACTCCGATGTGGTAACGCCCTGGGTGAGAAAGAACCTCGCGGTGCCTTATGCGCTGAAGGCCTTGCCTTGTTTGGTGTTATGGCTGATGATTGCGTATGAAATCTTTACCAGGAAGTTTCTAGTGAAACCACCTAAGCCTGAGGTAGCTGCCCCTGTACTGGAGCCGGCAGCCTAG
- a CDS encoding ABC transporter ATP-binding protein, with the protein MNKYGTKHKKRARAAEDRLTFQERLAALRNIPAFFRMVWQTSPGLTIANILLRIAQSAMPVSLLYVGKMIIDEVVLISKDQIHPTPQLLWQLVALEFGLAILSDALSRAITLMDSLLGDLVANHTSVKLMEHAASLDLDQFEDSEFYDKLERARQQTIGRTILLSQVLSQVQDLITMGFLAAGLIVFNPWLILLLLVAVIPAFLNESHFNHLHYRLTWGQTSDRRELDYIRYLGASDETAKEVKVFNLSDFLIQRFRVISDKFYNDKKDLESRHAIWGTFFALLGSAGYYTAYIIIILQTISGGLSIGSLAFLAGSFRQLRTTFQGILIRFSSVTQGAMYLRDLFEFFEIQPRMTSPKHPRPFPHPIQQGFTFEDVGFKYHNSDKWAIRHLNFTLHAGEKLALVGENGAGKTTLVKLLARLYDPAEGRILLDGVDLCEYDLNELRTQVGVIFQDYQRYQMTVAQNIAVGNIDQGHNLSLIQDAARQSLAEPLIEKMPLGYEQMLGRRFNQGIDLSGGEWQKIALARAYMKDAQLLILDEPTSALDARAEYNVFLRFADLTKDKTAVLISHRFSTVRMANRILVLEKGQLAEIGSHEELLERKGKYAELFELQAAGYK; encoded by the coding sequence ATGAATAAGTATGGCACTAAACATAAGAAACGAGCACGGGCAGCAGAAGACAGATTAACTTTTCAGGAACGGCTGGCCGCCCTGCGTAATATCCCTGCCTTTTTCAGGATGGTATGGCAAACCAGCCCCGGATTAACGATTGCCAATATCCTGTTGCGTATCGCACAGTCTGCCATGCCGGTATCACTGTTGTACGTAGGCAAGATGATCATTGACGAAGTAGTGCTTATCTCCAAAGATCAAATCCACCCAACCCCGCAGCTGCTGTGGCAGCTGGTAGCCCTCGAATTCGGACTCGCCATACTTTCCGACGCCCTTAGCAGAGCTATCACACTGATGGACAGCCTCCTGGGAGATCTGGTAGCCAACCACACCTCCGTAAAACTCATGGAGCATGCCGCCTCACTGGATCTTGATCAGTTTGAAGATTCTGAATTTTACGATAAACTGGAACGGGCCCGTCAACAAACCATTGGCCGGACTATCCTGCTTTCACAAGTCCTCAGTCAGGTGCAGGACCTTATCACCATGGGCTTTCTGGCCGCCGGGCTGATTGTGTTCAACCCCTGGCTGATATTACTGTTGCTGGTAGCGGTTATCCCCGCCTTTCTGAACGAATCACATTTTAATCATCTGCATTACCGCCTTACCTGGGGGCAGACTTCCGACCGGCGGGAACTGGATTATATACGCTACCTCGGCGCCAGCGACGAAACAGCTAAGGAGGTCAAGGTATTTAATCTGTCAGATTTTCTTATTCAGCGTTTCCGTGTGATATCCGATAAGTTCTATAATGATAAAAAGGACCTGGAATCGAGGCATGCCATCTGGGGCACTTTCTTTGCCTTACTGGGCAGTGCCGGTTATTATACCGCTTATATCATCATCATCCTGCAAACGATCAGTGGCGGGCTTTCTATCGGTAGTCTCGCGTTCCTGGCCGGCTCCTTCCGCCAGCTGCGTACTACCTTCCAGGGCATCCTGATACGCTTTTCCAGTGTCACACAGGGCGCCATGTACCTCAGAGATCTTTTCGAGTTTTTCGAGATACAACCCCGGATGACTTCTCCCAAACATCCCCGGCCTTTTCCTCACCCAATACAGCAGGGATTCACTTTTGAAGATGTAGGTTTTAAATATCATAACTCCGATAAATGGGCTATCCGTCACCTTAACTTCACCCTGCATGCTGGTGAAAAGCTTGCACTGGTAGGAGAGAACGGTGCCGGTAAAACAACTCTCGTCAAACTACTCGCACGCCTATACGATCCGGCCGAAGGCCGCATTCTCCTCGACGGCGTAGACCTCTGTGAATACGATCTCAATGAACTTCGTACGCAGGTTGGCGTTATCTTCCAGGACTATCAACGCTACCAGATGACAGTAGCCCAGAATATCGCCGTCGGCAACATTGATCAGGGACATAACCTTTCGCTGATACAGGATGCGGCCCGTCAAAGTCTGGCTGAACCCCTCATCGAAAAAATGCCTCTCGGGTATGAGCAGATGCTCGGCCGTCGCTTTAATCAAGGAATTGATCTCTCCGGCGGTGAATGGCAGAAAATAGCCCTGGCACGTGCGTATATGAAAGATGCCCAGCTGCTTATCCTTGATGAACCCACTTCCGCACTCGATGCCCGTGCCGAATACAATGTATTCCTACGCTTTGCAGATCTGACGAAAGATAAGACCGCCGTGTTGATATCACACCGGTTCTCCACCGTACGTATGGCTAATCGTATACTCGTACTCGAAAAGGGTCAACTGGCGGAGATAGGCAGTCATGAAGAGCTGCTGGAGCGAAAAGGGAAGTATGCAGAGTTGTTTGAGTTGCAGGCCGCAGGGTATAAGTGA
- a CDS encoding GxxExxY protein: MINPNYAYSELTSKIIGCAMTVHSTLGNGFLEIVYQRALAIEMNKNGISFEQEKGMPIFYDRQLVGTRRADFIVEGVVVVELKAILNTDNAHIAQTFNYLEAHNIEIGLLINFGASRLEFKRLKNDKFKPLPS, from the coding sequence ATGATTAACCCGAATTATGCTTACTCTGAATTGACCAGCAAAATAATTGGATGTGCCATGACTGTACATAGTACACTGGGGAATGGATTTCTGGAAATTGTTTATCAGCGGGCATTGGCTATTGAGATGAATAAGAATGGGATTTCATTTGAACAGGAAAAAGGAATGCCTATATTTTATGATAGGCAATTGGTAGGAACAAGAAGGGCTGATTTTATAGTAGAAGGAGTGGTGGTCGTAGAATTGAAAGCTATACTTAATACAGATAATGCACACATTGCTCAAACATTTAATTATCTTGAGGCTCATAATATTGAAATTGGATTGCTAATAAATTTCGGAGCCAGCAGACTGGAATTCAAACGTTTAAAAAATGACAAGTTCAAACCATTACCCTCGTAA